One window from the genome of Verrucomicrobiia bacterium encodes:
- a CDS encoding NAD-dependent epimerase/dehydratase family protein, whose amino-acid sequence MRILITGGAGFIGSHLARAHVNAGHEVVVADNLSSVDSLQNLQDIKQNLQFVHCDIRLQCDFAALPNGPYDRFYHLAASFANERSVDYPEIDLRSNAEGTLAVLTFARHVGCRLFVYTGSSSSYGDGNIPFCEDSRIAPGTPYALTKLLGERYVANSGIPYAIFRLFNVYGPGDPPGHYRNAIPNMLKSLDQPSRTIHVYGEKATRDFTFVHDVVEVLRNAEVAKNSVVNIGTGVETSILDLAQLISELYPGDEAHIQVTEQRHWDHVVRRIADVTRLRSMLPDACRTPLTKGIRQTAIWLHEAGHITRSIS is encoded by the coding sequence ATGCGTATTCTTATAACCGGCGGTGCAGGATTTATTGGTTCACATCTAGCCAGAGCACACGTTAATGCGGGGCACGAAGTCGTTGTCGCCGACAATCTCTCGAGCGTTGATTCACTGCAAAATCTTCAAGATATCAAACAAAACCTTCAATTCGTTCACTGTGACATTCGTCTCCAATGTGACTTTGCCGCGCTTCCGAACGGTCCCTATGATAGATTCTACCATCTCGCGGCATCGTTCGCAAATGAGCGATCAGTCGACTACCCCGAGATTGACCTTCGTTCAAATGCTGAAGGAACCCTCGCCGTGCTCACATTTGCACGTCATGTCGGATGCCGACTATTCGTCTATACGGGATCTTCCTCCTCCTATGGAGATGGCAACATTCCGTTTTGCGAGGATTCACGGATCGCACCGGGAACCCCCTATGCGTTGACCAAGCTCCTTGGAGAGCGCTACGTAGCAAACAGTGGAATCCCATACGCAATCTTCCGCCTCTTTAACGTCTACGGCCCGGGTGACCCGCCAGGACATTATCGAAATGCGATACCAAATATGCTGAAGTCTCTTGATCAGCCTTCCCGCACAATTCATGTATATGGAGAAAAGGCTACACGTGATTTTACATTTGTACACGACGTGGTTGAAGTCCTGCGAAATGCGGAAGTTGCAAAGAATTCGGTTGTCAACATCGGCACCGGGGTTGAAACGTCCATCCTGGATCTGGCACAATTGATTTCTGAATTATATCCCGGCGACGAAGCTCACATTCAGGTGACTGAGCAACGACATTGGGATCACGTTGTAAGGAGGATCGCCGATGTTACTCGACTTCGCTCGATGCTTCCCGACGCCTGTCGTACTCCCCTTACTAAAGGAATACGACAAACTGCGATTTGGTTGCATGAGGCAGGGCATATTACTAGATCGATATCGTGA
- a CDS encoding lamin tail domain-containing protein: MNNSDERSPGQWLWVREPLWFAWLVALGAIHYGATALGAAAVNLAAGQPVEASGPTWGTFALEFVADGNPDTFNHPRAASGTLGFYFQVDLGRTFALDHIVTRNRSDGCCPERLSNYQVEVYGDREGEPGELHWSTRIRADGSHSGVGGRDVLTASLNPTGQFVGRFIRVLNADGAPYSPQVAEIEVYGGTVPRILQFASDADTLAVGASTVLRWELLNASEAEVEPDIGPVDPVRGSVTVRPAATTTYRLVARNEAGLVETTQVVGVNVVLDPPRITEFLADNADGLKDEDGDAQDWIELHNPNAFGLGLAGYFLSDDPDRLRKWPLPDVRIPAGGYLVVFASGKDRRDPERPLHTNFRMAAAGEYLALAGAADTRPLQQFPAGYPVPRRFPPQQADISYGADTRGAIGFFRPPTPGASNGVAFEGIVAGLNVRAERGFHDGPLQVVLHTETPGAAIRYTTNRTEPTATAGLVYEAPVAIERTTVLRAAAFRPGWSPAPPVTHTYVFPDQVVSSPVMRTAITRDPRYQDQMRPALLDLPSVALTTARPINDTLEVTGTMEWLRPDGGPGFQVPCGLKQFGGAFTEFAKKSFRLYFRSEYGAAKLRYPLFEGHDSGLTAVQEFDALELRSGSHDMEMRGFYMANLFTDETLLEMGRLNPHGRFVHLYLNGIYWGLYHLRERWHAAMHQQYLGGSKADYEAINGNWNVGGWAEPGSAYDGDGSTWAHARSLRDRYQDLRHWVDVPQYVDYMLMWMFGGSEDEYRCVGPVVPGTGFQFHLNDADGWFCIPAYCAAGNRTVRGAPGRQPGDGPGSLFSTLFREGDPEYRMLLADAIHRNLANGGALTPERNAARLTRQTEAITRAFLAESARWNYLTPDAWAARRDSALHSWLPRRTAEARSQFRSAGFLPSLDAPSHLPAAGSVPSGTVLRFTGPAAAGLHYTLDGTDPRLPGGAVSPAARTLTLGGGTRTLVPAGARWRWFTNARGLSTSDVVVGHPTWSSADWKHPSFDDTQWAEGPAELGYGEGDEATVIPYGGNASAKWMTIYFRHRFALDRTGNLVRTDLRLRRDDGAIVYVNGHPAVRDSMPAGVVTGTTAASNATDDGQEFLEFEIPTELLRGGDNVLAVELHQASPSSSDASFDLELTVGTAASGAEPEFPLLTRNTIVKSRALQGDRWSALNVAFFQVGELPAGPGDLVVTEIYCAPPEGGDDAEFLELVNRSDHAVNLRGARFTDGIRYGFPDTLDTLLGPGQRLVLAADLFHFRRNHGLAAPVAGRYFGQLSDTGERLRLETAEGLTLLDLTYATTPPWPAGTGGGGYSLVLARPELGPANPSAWRASVHAGGTPGASDATLLEGDPDADADGDGLSALTEHALGTSDRTPGDAAAALQPRVLPDGGFQLAISRRLSADDVALTVTDSTNLVVWTPARLVSSERAGPDVVRELWTPSQPAGAPIFMRLQVMRR, from the coding sequence ATGAACAATTCTGACGAGCGGAGCCCGGGACAGTGGCTTTGGGTCCGCGAGCCGCTGTGGTTCGCCTGGCTGGTCGCCTTGGGCGCCATCCACTACGGGGCCACGGCCCTTGGGGCGGCTGCCGTTAATCTGGCCGCCGGCCAGCCGGTCGAGGCGTCCGGTCCCACCTGGGGCACCTTCGCCCTCGAGTTCGTCGCTGACGGCAATCCCGACACCTTCAACCACCCGCGCGCCGCCTCCGGAACCCTCGGATTCTACTTCCAGGTGGACCTCGGCAGGACCTTCGCCCTTGATCATATCGTCACCCGAAACCGGTCCGACGGATGTTGTCCGGAACGCCTCAGCAACTACCAGGTCGAGGTGTACGGAGATCGTGAGGGCGAACCCGGAGAGCTCCACTGGTCCACCCGCATCCGCGCCGACGGTTCCCACTCCGGGGTCGGGGGGAGGGACGTCCTCACCGCTTCGTTGAATCCCACAGGTCAGTTCGTTGGCCGGTTCATCCGGGTCTTGAACGCCGACGGCGCCCCCTACAGTCCCCAGGTCGCCGAGATCGAGGTGTATGGCGGGACCGTGCCTCGGATTCTTCAATTCGCTTCAGACGCCGATACCCTCGCCGTCGGCGCCTCCACCGTCCTGAGATGGGAATTGCTCAATGCCTCGGAGGCGGAAGTGGAGCCGGACATCGGCCCCGTGGATCCGGTCCGCGGCTCGGTGACCGTGCGCCCCGCCGCGACCACCACCTACCGTCTGGTGGCCCGGAACGAAGCCGGACTCGTGGAGACCACCCAGGTCGTGGGCGTGAATGTCGTGCTGGACCCGCCGCGGATCACGGAGTTCCTCGCCGACAACGCCGACGGACTCAAGGATGAGGACGGCGACGCCCAGGACTGGATCGAACTGCATAATCCAAACGCCTTCGGACTCGGCCTGGCGGGCTACTTCCTCAGTGACGATCCGGACCGCCTCCGGAAATGGCCGCTGCCGGACGTCCGGATTCCTGCGGGCGGGTACCTGGTGGTCTTTGCATCCGGCAAGGATCGCCGTGATCCCGAACGCCCGCTGCACACCAATTTCCGGATGGCCGCAGCAGGGGAATACCTCGCGCTTGCCGGCGCGGCGGACACCCGTCCGTTGCAGCAGTTTCCAGCAGGTTATCCAGTCCCGCGCCGGTTTCCGCCACAGCAAGCCGACATCAGTTATGGGGCCGACACCCGGGGTGCCATCGGCTTTTTCCGTCCCCCGACACCCGGTGCCAGCAACGGAGTGGCCTTCGAGGGAATCGTCGCCGGTTTGAACGTCCGGGCCGAACGCGGTTTTCATGACGGGCCGCTGCAGGTCGTCCTGCACACGGAGACTCCCGGAGCGGCGATTCGCTACACCACCAATCGCACCGAGCCGACGGCGACCGCCGGCCTGGTTTACGAAGCACCGGTCGCGATCGAGCGCACCACGGTGCTCCGGGCCGCCGCATTCCGTCCGGGTTGGTCACCCGCCCCGCCGGTGACCCACACCTATGTGTTCCCCGACCAGGTGGTCTCCTCGCCGGTGATGCGCACCGCCATCACCCGTGACCCCCGCTACCAGGACCAGATGCGCCCGGCCCTGCTCGACCTGCCCAGCGTCGCCCTCACCACGGCACGCCCCATCAATGACACCCTGGAAGTGACGGGCACGATGGAATGGCTGCGTCCGGACGGCGGTCCCGGGTTTCAGGTGCCATGCGGATTGAAACAGTTCGGAGGCGCCTTCACCGAATTCGCGAAGAAGAGTTTCCGCCTGTACTTCCGATCGGAGTACGGCGCCGCGAAGCTGCGCTATCCCCTGTTTGAGGGCCACGACTCCGGGCTCACCGCGGTGCAGGAATTCGACGCCCTGGAGCTGCGGAGCGGGTCCCACGACATGGAGATGCGGGGATTCTACATGGCGAACCTGTTTACCGACGAAACCCTGCTTGAGATGGGCCGCTTGAACCCGCACGGCCGTTTCGTCCACCTGTATCTCAATGGCATCTACTGGGGTCTTTACCACCTCCGGGAGCGGTGGCATGCGGCAATGCACCAGCAGTACCTTGGGGGTTCGAAGGCCGATTACGAGGCGATCAACGGCAACTGGAACGTCGGAGGCTGGGCCGAACCCGGAAGCGCCTACGACGGCGACGGCTCGACGTGGGCCCACGCGCGCAGCCTCCGGGACCGCTATCAGGACCTGCGCCACTGGGTGGATGTGCCGCAGTACGTGGATTACATGCTGATGTGGATGTTCGGCGGCAGCGAGGATGAGTACCGCTGTGTCGGGCCCGTGGTTCCGGGCACCGGATTCCAGTTCCACCTCAACGATGCCGATGGATGGTTCTGCATCCCCGCGTACTGCGCGGCCGGGAACCGGACGGTGCGCGGCGCCCCCGGACGGCAGCCCGGTGATGGTCCGGGCAGCCTGTTCTCGACGCTTTTCCGGGAGGGTGACCCGGAGTACCGGATGCTGCTCGCCGATGCCATCCATCGGAACCTCGCCAACGGCGGAGCCCTGACCCCGGAGCGAAATGCGGCGCGGTTGACCCGCCAGACGGAGGCCATCACCCGCGCCTTCCTCGCCGAATCCGCCCGATGGAATTACCTGACACCGGACGCCTGGGCGGCACGGCGGGATTCGGCCCTCCACTCGTGGCTGCCCCGTCGCACGGCCGAGGCGCGCAGCCAGTTCCGGAGCGCCGGTTTTCTCCCGTCGCTCGACGCCCCATCCCATCTCCCCGCAGCCGGCAGCGTCCCGTCCGGCACCGTCCTCAGATTCACCGGCCCGGCCGCCGCCGGCCTTCATTACACCCTCGACGGGACGGATCCGCGCCTGCCCGGAGGTGCGGTGTCCCCCGCGGCACGCACGCTGACCCTCGGCGGCGGGACACGCACCCTGGTTCCCGCCGGCGCGCGCTGGCGCTGGTTCACCAACGCCCGCGGGCTTTCCACCAGCGACGTGGTTGTGGGACATCCCACCTGGTCCTCAGCCGACTGGAAGCACCCGTCATTTGACGACACCCAATGGGCTGAGGGACCCGCAGAGTTGGGGTACGGCGAGGGCGACGAGGCCACGGTGATCCCGTATGGCGGGAATGCGTCCGCCAAGTGGATGACAATCTATTTCCGCCACCGGTTCGCCCTGGACCGGACCGGCAACCTCGTCCGCACGGATCTTCGATTGCGGCGAGACGACGGGGCGATCGTCTACGTGAACGGCCATCCGGCGGTGCGCGATTCCATGCCCGCAGGGGTGGTCACCGGCACCACCGCGGCCTCGAACGCCACGGACGACGGGCAGGAGTTCCTGGAGTTCGAAATCCCCACGGAGTTGCTGCGAGGCGGAGACAACGTCCTCGCCGTCGAACTCCATCAGGCCTCTCCTTCCAGTTCCGATGCCAGCTTTGACCTCGAACTCACGGTCGGCACGGCGGCCAGCGGCGCGGAACCGGAGTTCCCGCTCCTCACCCGGAACACCATCGTGAAGAGCCGTGCCCTACAGGGCGACCGCTGGTCCGCCCTCAACGTTGCCTTTTTCCAGGTCGGCGAGCTCCCGGCCGGCCCGGGCGACCTGGTCGTGACCGAAATCTATTGTGCGCCACCGGAGGGAGGCGACGACGCGGAGTTCTTGGAACTGGTGAATCGCTCCGACCACGCCGTGAACCTCCGCGGTGCCCGTTTCACCGACGGCATTCGTTACGGGTTTCCAGACACCCTGGACACCCTGCTGGGACCGGGACAACGCCTGGTCCTCGCCGCGGACCTCTTCCATTTCCGGCGGAACCATGGACTCGCGGCACCGGTTGCCGGCCGCTACTTCGGGCAGTTGTCCGATACCGGGGAGCGACTTCGCCTGGAGACCGCGGAGGGTCTGACGCTTCTCGACCTCACCTACGCGACGACGCCCCCCTGGCCCGCAGGAACCGGCGGCGGCGGGTACAGCTTGGTCCTGGCACGTCCCGAATTGGGGCCTGCAAACCCGTCCGCCTGGCGCGCCAGTGTCCACGCCGGCGGAACACCCGGTGCGTCCGATGCCACGCTGTTGGAGGGGGACCCGGATGCGGATGCCGACGGCGACGGGCTGTCCGCGCTGACCGAACACGCGTTGGGCACCAGCGATCGGACACCCGGGGATGCCGCCGCCGCGCTGCAACCCCGCGTGCTGCCCGATGGCGGATTCCAACTGGCCATCAGCCGGCGCCTCTCGGCGGATGATGTCGCCCTGACGGTCACCGATTCCACCAATCTGGTTGTGTGGACTCCGGCGAGGTTGGTGTCGTCCGAACGTGCAGGGCCGGACGTCGTCCGCGAGCTTTGGACGCCGTCGCAGCCCGCGGGCGCGCCCATCTTCATGCGACTGCAGGTCATGCGCCGATGA